Genomic segment of Niallia taxi:
CATAACAAGGGCTACACCAAACAGAGAGCCTAAAAACGAAAGACATAATAATTGAAAGGAAGACAAATTAGGCAAAAAAATAAACGAGATTGTAATAAAAAAGGCAGAGCCGTCTGTCACACCCATAATCGATGGTGACGCTAAATAGTTTCTCGTAATCCCTTGCATTAAAGCACCTGATACTGCCAGCAATACCCCAATAAGCAAGGCGCCGACTGCTCTTGGTATTCTTGATGTCCTTACGATTGTCTGCTGCATATTTTCTTGATCATAGTGAAAAATAGCCGCAAAAATATCTTTAAAACTCGTATCTGTTGCCCCATATCGAATCGATAGAAGGATTACTACTGCAAATAAGACTGGTGATAATAGGATAATTAAATAGGTTGCTAGTTTTTTATGATACATACCGATTCACCTTTATAAACAATTAGTACTTGTCCGGCAATTGCTGGACAAGTACTTGTTTTTTTTACAGACCTAATTCCTTTTTAAATGCTGCAAGGAAATTTGTTTTGCTCCAAGCAGTACCGCCTGCTGCCATCGGATCAATGACATTTTCATATACATGACCGTCTTTCACTGCATTTAATTTCTTCCAAATTGCATTGCTCTCTAAATCCTTCAATGCATCTTTATTTTCCTGATTTTCGGAATCCTCAAATTGAACAAACAAATAATCAGGATTCATTTCTGCTAATTTTTCCAGGGAGATTTGCTCCTGTGCTTTTGCTGCTTTCACTTCTTCTGGAACTGTAAGTCCTAAATCTGTGTAAAGAACAGGATTGAAATAAACACTTTCTGGATAAATAGTAATGCTGCCATTACGTACTCGGAACATCAGCACTTCCTTATCACCTAGTTTTTCAGTAACTGCAGTTTTTGTCTCCTTCACATTTGCTTCATAATCAGCAATATACTTTTCTGCTTCCTCTGTTTTGTTCGTAATTTCTGCCAACACAAGCAGATTATCCTTCCAATGTGTAGAAATATGAGAAATCGGAATCATTGGCGCAACTTTGTTCAAGCTATCGGCAACATCTGCTTGGAACTTGCTCGTACCAAGAATAACATCAGGTTTTAATTGCAGTAATTTTTCTGTACTTGGCTGGAATTTGTCACCAATTTCCTCTGCCTCTGACATAGAATCACCTAAAAAGGCCGGAAACTCGCCACCGGTTGCAACTGCCCCAACTGGTTTAACACCTAAAACTGCAGAATCCTCCATTGCTTCCTGACTTGCTGCAACAATTTTTGTACTGTTGCTTGGAATTTCATATTCTTTATCTAAGAAAGTAATCGTTTTTGTTGTATCAGCACTTGCCTCTTCTGACGCAGCTGCTTTTTCATCAGTGCTTGCAGATTCTTCTTTCCCGCAGGCTGCTGCTATAACTAGCAGTATTCCTAACATTATAATAAGTGCATATTTTCTCACGAGTATCTTCCCCTTTATATAGTCTAATTGATATTGATAACCACTATCAATTAGGATTATACAAAACTATCTTTTATTGGAACATGGATTATTTCCTCTCTTTTCCTTGTACTTTTTCCGTAATCAACTCTACTAAATTATCAATAACCCGTATATGCGAGCTTGCAGAGCATTCATTCCACGGGTCTGATTGGATAAAATATACCTGCTGACGTTTGACTGCTTCTATATTGTTCCACTCTGACGATTTCCTTAGCTTCTGCCAATATTTCAGTGTTTCCTCATCCTGCCGTATATTCAGCAGAATAAAATCAGGCTGCCATTTGATAATCTTATCTAACTGAGTGCCCTCATTATGCTTCCATTGATTTTTAGCTTGAGATGAAGCAATCTGCAGTTCTTCAAATATAACCTCAATAGCCGTTCTGGAGCGATTTAAATAAAAATTATCCTTGAAAAGGCTGATGACTAGTCCTTTCTTATCATTGAAATAGGGAGTTAATTGGACAGATGTACGCTCAACATGCCTTTCATAGTTATCCATCCACTCCTTCGCTTCTTTTGTACAATTCAAAAACTCTGCAATTTGGAAAAACTGCTTCTTCCAATTATCATTTTCTGAATAATAAAAGACAGAAGCGATTTTTTCCAATTCTGCCTTTTCCTCTGCAGTTATATCCTGTTTCGCAATGATTAGATCTGGCTTTGCCTCTTGTAGCTTTGCAATGTTTTTCCCCCATTCCGTATGTTTTCGATATGACTCAAGGTGAAAGATAATATCATCTTTAAATTGTTCATAATAGTCAAGTGTCCATTTCGGATGAATAGGTGCAGCATATGGAAGTATTTGCAGTGCAAGCAAATGTCCTGTTGTTGCAAAGTCATATGAGGCGATTTTCCTGTTTCGCTTCTCACGATATGCTGATGGAGATATACCGACAGCTTGTTTAAATTTTCTGCTCAAATAAAATTCATCTGCATAGCCAACAGAGCTGGCAATGATACGAATACTGTCCTTTGTCATTAATAATAACTGCTTTGCCTTATTTACACGCAATCTTGTAATATAGTCGCTAACTGTAATCCCATATTGCTTTTTAAACATTTCTGAGTAGTATTTCGGACTAAGCTCTGCCTGTTGTGCCAGCGTATCAATCTTTAACTTTTCATTGAAATGCATATCCATATATATTTTTGTTTCCTCGATCGCTAAGAGAGTATCATTAGGTGTTACGTGCTTTTTATATGATAATAAATGAAAAAACATTTCATTTAGCTTTGCTTTTTGCAGGAAATGCAGGTGTGGAATTTCCTCTCCTTTAAGGCGGTATAAATCCTCTATTAGTCCCGCTATCACTTGATGAAACGGAATCACCTGCTGCTGAATACACGCCAATCCGGCTAATGAAGGCTGAGCCTCTTCTTTCATATCCTTCATAAATACTTGAAAGGAAACAAGATAATAATCCACTTCACTAGCAAATGTTAGTTTATATGTACTGCCTGGCGGTATTAAAAGCAGCTGATGGCTGGCAAAGTGTTTTTCTTCTTTATTAATCGTAAATGTGCCCCTGCCAGCATGAATATAGATTAGTTCAAAATAAGAAGTGATTTTATTTTCTTTCCTTTGCTTCTGAATACGATTAATACTGTTCAAATCTAAGTAGATGTTTTTCCAAATATTATGATTTGTTATGGTTGCCACTTGTTTTCCTCACCAGTTCCCTTTAAAATATGAATGATATTGATAATCATTTTCATTAATAGTACCAAATTTTATCCAATTAATAAAGATAACCTATCAAATATGGAAATGGAGAAAACTATGATAACAGAGCCATATGCTTTACCTCACACGGAAACCTGGTCTATCTGTTCACAAGAAATAAAGCGTATTTATAAAATATTTGTGTCTGTTCCTGATTCACCGCCACCTGATGATGGCTTTCCGATTATGTATGTTTTAGACGGAAATTCTGTATTTGCCAGTTTTACAGAAACGATGAACCTGCAAACAAGCAGAGCAGACATAACAGGCAAAAAACCGCATATTATTGTAGGCATCGGCTATGAAACAACTGGTCCATTTAATGACAATAGATATTATGACTTAACGTTTTCACCAGACATTGATTTTTTATCGTATTACCCTATTGATAGAGAGCTGCCACAAGCGGGCGGCGGCGAGTACTTTCTGACGTTTATTGAAAAAGAATTGAAGCCGCAAATTGAACAAAAGTACGATGTCAATAAGGAGAACCAGGCGATTATCGGCCATTCTCTTGGTGGATTATTTGTCCTATCAACATTGTTCACATCGCCTTCGTCGTTTCAATATTATATTGCCAGCAGTCCTTCCATCCATTGGAATGAAGCGTTTCTGAACACAGCAAAGCAGCAGTTTTTGGCAAGCGAGATGAAAGCGAATCTGCTGATTACGAGCGGAGAATTGGAAAGAGATCATTTTTCACAAATGAACGAAAAAGCGAAAATGCTTAATGATGAGCTTCAAAAACATACTACTGCCGTGTTTAAAAGTGAATTCCTCGAATTTCCCGGTGAAGATCATATGACTGTTCTCCTCCCGCTCATTAATAAATCGATACTTTTTGTTAATGATATAAAAACACAAATTAAATAACTGGGTTGATTTTGCTTGAGTGAATAGCAGCATGTGTATGATATGAGAAAATAAGAAAAGCCAAGGAGCGGTAACTCCTTGGCCTTGGCAATATATTAGATTAGGAAGAAGAACTATCCTTACGTTTGTGGCGCGGGGGTGGTTATTCTTTGCTTTTAGCCAATGTAGCGATGTTTAAGTTTAATGAAGGTTGGTAGAACAGAAATAGAAACTCAAATCCTTAGTTTTTAAATTCTTTAGGAGTTTTTTATTACATTAGTACAATAATTTATTTTGTCGAACTAATTTCAAACATAACTAAATCTTTTGTTACATTACTATATACTAATTTTAATGTTACGTTATTATAATATTTGATTTCTATTTTTGTAGTTCTAGTAATTCTTACTGTTTTAAGAGGTTATAAAAAAGAATAGTTAATATTAAAATAAAAAACGTTAAGAAAGTGATGCACCCCAAAAGTTAGAGTTGAAATCTAACTTTTGGGGTGTTTTTTTTATGTCACTAAAGAACCTTTAAGAAAGTAAAGAATATATTTCCCTTTCTTTTACTTGAACAACTTTTAATCAAACTAATGTATCACATTCTTATTATGAAACTTTAGTCCTCGAATAACTTACTCAACATAAATAAATTAAGACAAATTTTAACTAGATGCTCTTTTTCTATTTCTTCATTTTGATTATAAAATGTATCAAACACTTTATAGGGAACCCCAGCATATGCAGCTAAACTTTTATCTGTAAAACCATATTCATCCTTAAGTGGTGATGCTATTAGTGTCTTTATCCTTTCTTGTGGCTCTAACAAAGAATAGCCTTCCGTTAAGAA
This window contains:
- a CDS encoding ABC transporter substrate-binding protein → MRKYALIIMLGILLVIAAACGKEESASTDEKAAASEEASADTTKTITFLDKEYEIPSNSTKIVAASQEAMEDSAVLGVKPVGAVATGGEFPAFLGDSMSEAEEIGDKFQPSTEKLLQLKPDVILGTSKFQADVADSLNKVAPMIPISHISTHWKDNLLVLAEITNKTEEAEKYIADYEANVKETKTAVTEKLGDKEVLMFRVRNGSITIYPESVYFNPVLYTDLGLTVPEEVKAAKAQEQISLEKLAEMNPDYLFVQFEDSENQENKDALKDLESNAIWKKLNAVKDGHVYENVIDPMAAGGTAWSKTNFLAAFKKELGL
- a CDS encoding ABC transporter substrate-binding protein gives rise to the protein MATITNHNIWKNIYLDLNSINRIQKQRKENKITSYFELIYIHAGRGTFTINKEEKHFASHQLLLIPPGSTYKLTFASEVDYYLVSFQVFMKDMKEEAQPSLAGLACIQQQVIPFHQVIAGLIEDLYRLKGEEIPHLHFLQKAKLNEMFFHLLSYKKHVTPNDTLLAIEETKIYMDMHFNEKLKIDTLAQQAELSPKYYSEMFKKQYGITVSDYITRLRVNKAKQLLLMTKDSIRIIASSVGYADEFYLSRKFKQAVGISPSAYREKRNRKIASYDFATTGHLLALQILPYAAPIHPKWTLDYYEQFKDDIIFHLESYRKHTEWGKNIAKLQEAKPDLIIAKQDITAEEKAELEKIASVFYYSENDNWKKQFFQIAEFLNCTKEAKEWMDNYERHVERTSVQLTPYFNDKKGLVISLFKDNFYLNRSRTAIEVIFEELQIASSQAKNQWKHNEGTQLDKIIKWQPDFILLNIRQDEETLKYWQKLRKSSEWNNIEAVKRQQVYFIQSDPWNECSASSHIRVIDNLVELITEKVQGKERK
- a CDS encoding alpha/beta hydrolase yields the protein MITEPYALPHTETWSICSQEIKRIYKIFVSVPDSPPPDDGFPIMYVLDGNSVFASFTETMNLQTSRADITGKKPHIIVGIGYETTGPFNDNRYYDLTFSPDIDFLSYYPIDRELPQAGGGEYFLTFIEKELKPQIEQKYDVNKENQAIIGHSLGGLFVLSTLFTSPSSFQYYIASSPSIHWNEAFLNTAKQQFLASEMKANLLITSGELERDHFSQMNEKAKMLNDELQKHTTAVFKSEFLEFPGEDHMTVLLPLINKSILFVNDIKTQIK
- a CDS encoding HTH domain-containing protein — its product is MKEYKDEIIVESCSQVEGFNSFLKEKILAVIENFHVNENQIPKLLGISTEMVKQVLQGNQEEIILTDEEISIILHRTIFLTEGYSLLEPQERIKTLIASPLKDEYGFTDKSLAAYAGVPYKVFDTFYNQNEEIEKEHLVKICLNLFMLSKLFED